In Camelina sativa cultivar DH55 chromosome 17, Cs, whole genome shotgun sequence, the genomic stretch CTTTCCATATGTTTGTTCTTTGTTCGGTTGTTCACATATAATCACATTCGTTATATATCTTGTAGCCCTTTTTAATCCTTGTGAAGGTAGTGTCTATATTTGCCTCTGAAATGTTTGAGTCTCTGCTTCTCATCGTGCTTCGATTGGGTAAACTGCAATTTTGATGTGATGCATGATGATATATTCTCTCGGGTTAGTGGTGTAGGCTACTAATGCTGCATGCAAGCCCTATGCTAATGCTTTTTATTATAGTGGTACTGTTACCTAGTTTTTGAAATGTACGAATTTTCTTTTACTACAGTTTCGGAAGAAAAAATATCCGTCATTTAAAAGAACATATAATAGTAGCAATCCGCTAACGTAATCTAGTGATGACGCGTAACTTATTCTTCGTACAATAGATTAATTTAGTACCCTAAGTCCAACCATATCAGAAACCACTTGGttgttcaagaatcaagatgTGGACGATAATCATGATGAGTTAGTATTGACATGTCTTACCGATTACTTTTTTCTCAACCACCAAATAAATCCCTTATTGATATATAAAACCTCCGGCAACTTCATTTGAAAGCTCAATTATTAGGCAATTATGTAAACCCCCAATTTCATTTGTTAAAgaatcttaatttttatataaaattagagAGCAGTTACCGTGATTGCACAATGAGACCTGCAGGTTGGTAGGCGTAAGGGCCATTGAAGACACACACAGACTCGCAAGTCACAAGAACCACACACTAATCTACTAAATTTGCGGGGAGCCTCATAGTTTAACTTTCAATTTGCCTCCATACACAAAAACTTGTCGTGTATTGATGATTTAAGTGGCATTTGGTTGGCCACACAATTCAAAAGTTAACGTTTACGAGGGACCAGTCACTTTTGTGTTATGTTTGAAGGCAGTCAGGCAGATATCCATCGAGGATTTAACACTATTCCAAATAAAATTCGTTCCGGTCCAAGGGAACTATATAAACTAGAATATATGTTATATGAGAAATTGTTGTTAGATATATGAGACATACTATCACGTTTATATAGTTTCCTTGTAATATGAGTATATGACGTGAAAATAACATAAGGGtgttaaatatataacatattttcacGTCATCTTTTTAGCATTTGAATATTACTTAACacatacttcctctgtttcacaaaaagtgtcattttgacatatcttttttgttacaaaaagagtgttattttatgttttcaatacagttttaaatatcaaattttttttttatccctataatttgagctaattaattagaaagagaatatTTTTAGTGCATTTATAAagagtaaaatagaaatttagataattttcttaatttgtgtgcattatgtcaaaatgacactctttgtgaaacagagagagtagtATAAAGCAAGTACtttaaactttaccaaaaaaaaagcaagtaagcttaatttaacaataaattatgaaattcactaaataaagaaaatttataccAGATCTTATTTTATgtaacaaaatttcaaattgatataaaatattttgttatgttccTGAAATTAACGATTTATTGCCCTAATACAGTATCTAGCGATTAATCACTCTATATTAACCATgatgtgttattttttatatggcAAATGTTAATCATATATGGTAAAACTCGGTTTGGGTTAGAATAGTGtaattgaccaaaaataaatgaaattcaAGTTGTGAAATGAGTtggtttaaatatttaagaaTAATTTCTATTGGTTATTTGGTTTCTAAACCTTCCAAAAGTATTTCGTCCGGTAACTAACTAGTCTTTGTAATCCCCATTAGCTTGCCCTGTTTAAGTAACTGACAAAGGAACCTTAATTAAAGTTTGGTCGAGAAACTATGTCCcagaaagtaagaaaaaaacaaaggcaaACTGTGAAGTCATAGTCAGAAGACAAGTTAGTCccaactaataaaataaaatgcgaTCCAAGTTGAAAAAGTGAAGGATAGAGAATCTATCCTTTGGATCCTCTCCTCTATTTTTAGCCCTTCACTTGGATCTCTCTTGGATAACTCATTAAATGACACTATCCAATATATCCACATGTGTATCTATATTTAGAAGCTTCCTAATTTTGTCACAGAAAATATCTTCATGTTTTGTTCCTTTCCGTTATAACTCATAATTCCAAAGTTCTTGGATTTGTTCCCAAATAACTGAAgatcgaaggagaagaagaagaagaactatcTTCAAAAGAGCAATTGAGAAGAGCAAGATAATGTGTACTCATCATGATGAATCACAACACAACCTCCCTTGTCTCCACTGCCAACCACATACATACATTCGCATGGTACATATATACACagttacacacacacacacacacacacacacacacacactcatactatacatatataatttttatagttttcacCATTAGTGGAATTGGTTTTGTTAGGTTCAACATATGATAGAGAGGTGCATTCTACTCCGTATGACTCGTGATGAATGCGTCAAGGCGTTAGACCACCACGCAAGCATTCTACCAGTCGTTACCCTCACCGGTTAGTCTTTACAACGTTACATATATAGCATACTATTGTTCACAGTCGACTATATATCCAAATTGTTTCAAAACATGTTTCGTTAACACATGTTATGtgaaaacaatttaaatcaaagaaattaagagaaaatattgttaAGAGTTTCTTGGATCATGCTCATCATTCATATATTCGACAGTAcatattataaaatgttttctgTTTGGTAGTTTGGAGAGGACTTCAAAGAGAAAATAAGGACTTCTTTGAAACGTATGGGCATTTCGTCTCTCCCAGGCCCTTCCTAAGTAAGAATTTGTtggtttaatatataatatgtttttttttttgttaattaattttagttgaatttcTCAGCGATCATATATATCGACCAAACATcaatatatttatgttgtttAAAACGATTTTGATGAAGagtttctcctttttttaattaatcaaaattttgttttatcaggCGGAAATGTTCGGAGATCGCCGAGGTTAGCGAGAAAGATACAATGAATACTTTGGTATAGGCTTCCAGCTTAAATATAGGAGAAAAAGCTCGAACTTAATTTATATGTAGACCCTAGGCATCATATTTAATTGGGATACCTATTCCTACGAGATGAAACATGTATTGCTATTTATATATAGACTTTTCTTGTGTAAACTATTTTTAAGGTTGCTTAAATTAAGATGCAGTTTATCTTACCGACAATTTTGGCTGTAACGCGTCAATCAATTGCTATTACATATATCAcatttgttttgaatcaaaacAATGATGGTCActtaaattataaactatactATTTATGACACAGAGATTAAACCAACCCGGTTAGCATAGGAAAAATACGTTGgagatttagatattattatttcaaagatctacaaatgaaaatgaaaattggTTCCagtatcctactatattaattgagaagtacaaatatgaaattaactttaaaatgtgtaaaaaattacattcaattaccattagaaaaaattaattaagcttagttaactaatttaaataaatataattaaaataaaaatcaaaacactcacatatcaaatattaaaaaatctaaaaaaaatctaaaaaaatattttctctttctaataaattatggacgaaattactaattaatttttttaaaaaatatataaaccaatcagaattttaaaaactaagattttatatccaagtatacaatacaattatttttccctatttttaataaataaattcaaagattttgttaagatttcaaattatgattttcctatcatatttattttattttatttacaaattgtttagaactttcatataatacttataattaataaaatgcatatttttctgcatatgttatgatttgaattttttaaaatgaagatatattactcaatgtatgaaaatgtgtgttttaatttccgcATTGGCGGgttagtaaaactaaatttacatatagatgataaattaataatttttatttactcacaattataatattaaaattattattttatatttcacaaaatatgatgcaaatacaacaaataaataatataaaactgtaataatacgtcaaaaataaaatacttaaatattataaaataattagtattcaaatagactaatagatttatataacaattaaaaataaatattatctcaaacaaaatattttttgaaaaaaaaataaaacaataatttttattattatattataattttttttgaaaatgttaatccgtgctttaagcacgggatatatcctagtatTCTATTAACCATCttggacaacaacaacaacaactggaTACCCTATTTGATGAGCATATTCgtcctacaaaaacaaaataaaataataaattcttTAACAAAATAGTAGATATTAATGTCCGGTTATTTCCGGTTCAAGATGAgttaaagaagcaattatcgtCACCCGTTCGGTTTCCTTTTGTGGCGTGGCCGCGTGGGTAGGTAGGTTGAACCGACAAATATCTTAAACCGAACATAACCGGACgtgtaaaactaaaaagtttatTGCGATTTTGTGGACGATTCCGTTAATATCGGGATCATTAAACTGCACGACAAAAActtcaatcttcttcctcttcatctgcCAACTAATAATAATCCCGACAAAGTTCTTTCCTTTATTTCATCTGGTTTCTTGGATGCTCTCTGGAGGCTCTCAGCATCTTCGTTTCGTTTAGAGGATGCGTTAGAAGAGAGTCTCCTCTGAATCTTTTGGAAACAAAAGGATCTTCGAATCTACAAGTAATCCTCtgtattttctgtttttttttttaactctgtaGCTTGTGGGAATTTTTGATTCAGAATATTGGGAAAGTGGGTATCTATATCGCAAGTTCTTGTTCCAATTCTAATGATTTTTGTCAGTTAGTGCAAAAAGTTCCAACCTTTACACTAGTTAGCACTATTGTGAATAGTTCAAATTTCGAAAAGTCTTTAAGATTGTTAACGTTCGTCACTCTTAGCAACGCGAATTAGTGTTAATGTTTCATAGTGATAATGTTCTTCATTGCTTTTGGTGGAATCTTAGGACTCTCATTGACTGACTGACTGGCCATGGCTGATGATACCACAGCTTTAAGTTACTGGTTGAATTGGAGGGTTCTCCTCTGTGCTTTAATCCTCTTAGCTCCACTAGTTTTAGCTGCAATTCTGATTTGGAGATATGAAGGCAAGAGAAGACAACGCGAGGACCAGCGAGAATTACCCGGGACATTGTTCCAAGAAGCAGCTTGGACCACATGTTTTAAGAGAATCCATCCTCTTTTTTTGCTTGCCTTAAGAGTATTCTCATTTGTTGCAATGTTGTCTATACTCATCTCCAGTGTTGTGCGTGATGGAGGTGGCATATTTTACTTCTATACTCAGTGAGTTTAAAATCATCttaacttcttctttcattctcttATTTGATTCTTTGAAATGAATGACAAAGATCCAATCTTTTTGCTGTAACAGGTGGACATTTGCTCTTGTCACACTCTACTTTGGGGTATATCTCTTGAGAACTCTGATGAACTTTGAGTTTACCGTCTTAGATTTAGTTTAGGCACTCTGATgaactcttttcttttcgtaGTATGCTTCCTTATTATCTGTCTATGGATGCTGCGTCTACCATAAAAAAGCTGGTGGAAACATGGAGAGTTATACAAGTATAGGTGATGCAGAACAAGGCACTTATAGACCACCACTCACCCTTGATGAGAGGGCAGACACTTCAAAATCCCCCCATACACAGTCAGAAGCAACCGTCAGAGAAACAGCTGGGTTTTGGGTTTACATCTTTCAGATCCTTTTCCAAGTAcgtgtctttctttttctcccaaATCATCTTCTTGTTGAGAGTGAAGACTGTATGTACAATGCTATCTCAAAACTTCAGATTGTCTAACAAAGTTTTCTTGTTGTTGCAGACTTGTGCAGGTGCTGTTATACTAACAGATATTGTGTTTTGGGCGATAATCTACCCGTTTACTGAAGGTTATAGGCTGAGTTTTGTAAGTTCTGACTCTGATAACATTCCCATCTTTTAGAGATTGGATTCCTTTGATATGATCCTTTTTCTTTGGCAATCaacaataaatatgtttattgaTTGCAGCTCGATGTTTGTATGCATTCTCTCAACGCTGTTTTTCTCCTCGGTGATGCAAGTCTCAATTCCTTGGTAAGCCTTCAAAACTGAAGTTTGCGGATACAAGACCTCCctctttttttatcaaaacacTAATAGTGATCTTTTGTTCTCCCTTATCCAGCGGTTCCCACTGTTCAGGATCTCTTACTTTGTACTTTGGAGCTGCATTTACGTAGCTTACCAGTGGATAATCCATGCCTTCAAGAACTTATGGTACACacttcttctgttttctcaTCTTCAGAGAGGCAAAAGGTTGCATCATTTTGACCGCAAAAATGTTAACTCATACATATGTATTGACTTTCTGAGTGCTCGAAATGGTCCACTTATGTCTTTAAAGAGTTATAAGGGTTCTTGTTATACATGTTTTGCAGGTGGCCATACCAATTTCTTAATCTGTCTTCACCATACGCACCCTTATGGTACGTTTTGTAAAACTCTCCACACTTAGTATGGTATCACGTAAAATCTCCtgaacaaaaatcaaattcaacgaTATAAAAAGAGACCATTGTTATTTATGATCTTGTACTAATGCTTGTGTGCAGGTACTTGGGAGTGGCAGTGATGCATATACCATGCTTTGCAGTCTTTGCTTTGATCATAAAGCTGAAGAATTACTTGCTACAGCGTCACAACTCGTGAAAAGTTTTGGCTGCCATGAATTCAATTTACATCTTTCATCTGTTGAGATCTTTGCTCACGAGAAAGAGAATAAAACACATATGGGGGAATCAACAAAGATCATGGTCAAAGTCAACTAGAAAGTCAAACCCTCTGTGTAGATAAGAGGCGTAgccagaagaaagaaaagtgtAAATTCCAAGGGATCTCAAAAATTATCCAACACTCAGAAACGTTTATTTGTAGGTCTTCTTGTTAAGTTGTTTAATGATTAAACAAGTCTCTTTAATACATACAATTGTTGTAAAGATGTGACAAACAAttatgagaaaatataaaatcattttagttattattatatcatatgtgACACAAAACGAATGGTTGAAGTTGAAACGTATGTCTACGAGTTAGGTAAGCATACTCTGAAATTGAATGAACAACTGAACAATCCACCAGCTTTTTTATTTGCGTAGTTGCAAAGTCTTGCTAATGTTTGTTAAATCTTTACAATTTCTAATGCAATACttggattatattttttgatatttggtaTGTGGCTGTAATAAAGTTTATAACCGTATTTTTTATAAAGGATGATGATTTGTAAGTTGCAACTATAAAGGGTCCATAAGAATGGaaaggcaaagaagaagaagagtctctcTAGTTGTTGAACTAACTTACCCCAACCTGTGGTGAAGCTACCTCATTCTCTCAACGGTAAGTAAAATCCACTCTTCTTCTCAATCATGGCGCTTTGGTCTAATTTGTGAATGAAGGAAAGAACATTCTCATTTGATTCTTTGGATATTTGAGAGTTTGTTTCGTGGTATACTGACATCTCAGATTTGTTTCGGAAACGAGTGATTTCGCGTTTGATCTGTCTCTGGATCTGTGAGATATTTTATCAGTTTTCGCGGTGGGTTTTGATCTTCGTTTCTATTTCTGCAGTATTTGTTCCGAAATGGCAAGGAAGAAGATCAGAGAGTATGACTCAAAGAGATTGGTTAAGGAACACTTCAAAAGGCTTTCTGGCAAAGAGCTTCCTATCAGATCCGTTCAGGTTTAAATCTCTTTCCTTTTGatcttgtctttctttttttttgggtttaggaCATTGGTTTCTCCGACATTAGGCACTTGAGTAAGCTACTACTAAGTCTTTGGTGGGTCTAAAGTATATAGCTTTTCTCTGATTCCCTCATTTATGGTGATTGCGTTAAGCATGTCTTTCGATCTATGTCGACGTTTACTGTTTTGTATTTTCCTGTGTGCAGATTAATGAAACAACTGATCTAAATGAGCTAGTAGAAAAGGAACCTTGGCTCTCGTCCGAGAAGCTGGTGGTGAAACCTGATATGTTGTTTGGAAAGCGTGGGAAGAGTGGTTTGGTTGCCTTGAAATTAGATTTTGCTGATGTTGCCACTTTTGTTAAAGAGCGTTTGGGCAAAGAGGTTTGTTTTGCGCTTTCTCAGCCATTCTCTTGAGTAGACCATTTTCACTCAAATCATTCCATCTATTATCTGCAGGTAGAGATGAGTGGATGCAAAGGACCCATTACAACATTCATAGTTGAACCATTTGTTCCACACAGTGAAGAGTATTATCTTAATGTTGTCTCGGATAGGCTTGGTTGCAGCATAAGCTTTTCAGAGTGTGGAGGAATTGACATTGAGGAGAACTGGGAAAAGGTATATTTTGGAAGTCATGTTTCGTTCAAATGTCTAATTCAGTATCTTGGTTTCATATaaagatgaaaattttgttGAGACTCCAATTTGTACAGGTC encodes the following:
- the LOC104755288 gene encoding uncharacterized protein LOC104755288, with protein sequence MADDTTALSYWLNWRVLLCALILLAPLVLAAILIWRYEGKRRQREDQRELPGTLFQEAAWTTCFKRIHPLFLLALRVFSFVAMLSILISSVVRDGGGIFYFYTQWTFALVTLYFGYASLLSVYGCCVYHKKAGGNMESYTSIGDAEQGTYRPPLTLDERADTSKSPHTQSEATVRETAGFWVYIFQILFQTCAGAVILTDIVFWAIIYPFTEGYRLSFLDVCMHSLNAVFLLGDASLNSLRFPLFRISYFVLWSCIYVAYQWIIHAFKNLWWPYQFLNLSSPYAPLWYLGVAVMHIPCFAVFALIIKLKNYLLQRHNS
- the LOC104755287 gene encoding uncharacterized protein LOC104755287, with protein sequence MCTHHDESQHNLPCLHCQPHTYIRMVQHMIERCILLRMTRDECVKALDHHASILPVVTLTVWRGLQRENKDFFETYGHFVSPRPFLSGNVRRSPRLARKIQ